The Candidatus Sphingomonas colombiensis genome contains the following window.
ACGGTGAGCGCGTCTACATCGAGCTTGTAGAAGCGCAGCGCCTCGCCGACACTGCGGCCGCTTTCGTTCATGAACGTGGCGGGCTTCAGCAGCAGGATCTTCTCCGATCCCAGCCGCCCTTCCTGCACCCAGCCCTGAAACTTCTTCGTGACCGGGCCGAAATCATGCACGACGGCGATCGCGTCGAGCGCCATGAACCCGACATTGTGCCGGTGCATCGCATATTGCGGCCCCGGATTGCCCAGACCGACCCACAATTGCACGCGCATTCCCTCCGATATGAAACGGGCGGGGGGACGTTGCCGTCACCCCGCCCGAATTGGCTAGCAGACGATCGGGCGAATTACTCCGCCTTGTCGCCTTCTTCCTCAGCCGCAACCTCGGCCGCGCCTTCGGTCGACTTGAGCGCCGACGGGGCAACGATCGTCGCGATGGTGAAATCGCGGTCTTCGATCGCCGAAGCGGTGCCCTTAGGCAGCTTCACGTTCGAGATGTGGATCGATTCGCCGACATCGAAGCCCTTGAGCGAGATCGCGATCTCACCGGGGATTTCCGCCGCGTCGCACACCAGCTCCAGCTCGTGGCGAACGATGTTGAGCACGCCGCCCTTCTTCAGGCCGGGGGCTTCCTCTTCGTCCGCGAACACGACCGGCACCGCAACGGTGACCTTGGCGTGCGCGCTGATGCGCAGGAAATCGACGTGGACCGGACGATCGGTGACCGGGTGGAAATGCACGTCCTTCGGCAGCGTGCGCTCACCGTTGACCATGACGACCGAGTTCATGAAGTGCCCGGTGCCGAGCGCCTTCACGAGCGCCTTTTCCTCGAGATGGATCGAGGTGGGCTCTTTGTTCTGGCCGTAGATCACGGCGGGTACGCGGCCTTGACGACGCAGATCACGGGAGGCTCCCTTGCCAATCCGATCACGCGTCTCGGCTGCGAGCGTCAGCGTATCGCTCATACAATATCTCCGAAACGAAAGTGGTTCATCTCCCGCCACGCCTCCAGGGATGACCATGACGGGAAGCCGGCGCGCTTAGCGGGACGCGACGAAAAAAGCAATGATGGGGCGGATTCGCCCTCAATACTTAATCCGCACCGCCTTCAGCTTGTAGCGCAGCAGTTCGTCCTGCACGCTGCCCTTGCCCGCCAGATGCCCGGCGCCGACCGCGATGAACACCGTGCCCGGCGTGCGCATGCGCTCCGCGATCCACCCCGCCCATTGCTTGTTGCGGTTGAGCAGCAGCGTTTGCGCCACCTCGGGGGAATCCTCCAGCGAGGCGTTCATGTCCTTCGCCAGTTCCTCGGGCCGCCCGGCCGCCCAGTCGGCGACCATCTTGTCCATATTTTCCCGCGCCTTGGGCAGTTCGTCGATCGTCGAGGAGAGCAGCTCGACCTGTCCCTTTTGCGAGAGCCTGTCGAAGATGGACAGCTGCCCTTCGAACGTCTCCAGCCCCATTACCTGCTTCTTCTGCGCCTTTGCCGCGCGGGTCAGGATGCCTTCGGGGCCGTTCGCGGGATCATAACCGATCTTTTCGAGCGGCAGGATCGACAGGCTGATCGCGGCGAACCACGGGCGCATCCGATCGAATTGCGACAGCGCCAGCCCGTTCTCGGTCAGCGCGGTGGCGAAAGCGGCGCGCTTTTCCGGCGGCAATTGCTCGGTCAACGTCGGGCCGTTGGGCGCGAAGGCCTTGGACAGCACCACCTTCTGCTGCGTTTCCTGATCCGGCTCGACCATTTCGAGGACGAGCGTGCCGGAGCGATCGAACGCCTTCTTCACCGCCTCGTCGAACCACGACAGGCCGGGTTTCAGCACATGGATCGTGCCGAACAGATAGATCGTGGTGTCCTTGTCCTTCACCACCCACAAAGCGGGATCGGCGGGCGTCGTCGCGACCTGTGGCGCGGGCTGCGCGCAGGCGGGAAGGGCGAAGGCGAGCCCGAGGGCGGCGAACGAAGCGGCGAATGAGCGGAACAATGCGGTTCGACCTCGTGTCAAAAGTAACAGGGTGTGACTTACTCATACCCTTGCCTGTTGGCGAGCCATCCGTCATTGCGCGCGCGCGATGAATATGAGGTCAACAGACACGCCGCTGAGCTTTCAGGACATGATCCTGCGCCTCCATCAATATTGGAGCGAGCGCGGGTGCGTGATCCTCCAGCCCTATGACATGCGGATGGGCGCGGGCACTTTTCACCCCGCGACGACGCTGCGTTCGCTCGGCCCGGAGCCGTGGAAAGCCGCCTTCGTCCAGCCCAGCCGCCGCCCGACCGATGGCCGCTACGGCGAAAATCCCAACCGGCTCCAGCATTATTACCAATATCAGGTGATCCTGAAGCCCAGCCCGCCGGATCTGCAACAGCTCTATCTCGGCAGCCTTGCCGCGATCGGGGTGGACATGAGCATCCACGATATCCGCTTCGTCGAGGACGATTGGGAAAGCCCGACGCTTGGCGCATGGGGGCTCGGCTGGGAAGTGTGGTGCGACGGGATGGAGGTGACCCAGTTCACCTATTTCCAGCAGATGGGCGGCTATGATTGCAAGCCGGTCGCGGGCGAGCTGACCTACGGGCTCGAGCGGCTGGCGATGTATATCCAGAACGTCGACAATGTGTACGACCTGCGCTTCAATGACGAGGGCGTCAGCTACGGCGACGTGTTCCTCGAAAACGAGCGCGAGATGTCGAAGTGGAACTTCGAGGTCGCGGACACCGACGCGTTGTTCGATCTTTTTCGCAAGGCGGCGGCCGAATGCGAGAATGCGCTTGCGGCGCAACTGCCGCTCGCCGCTTATGAGCAGGCGATCGAGGCGAGCCACATCTTCAACCTGTTGCAGGCGCGCGGCGTGATTTCCGTGGCGGAGCGGCAGGCCTATATCGGCCGCGTGCGTGATCTCGCCAAGGCGAGCTGCGCGGCGTGGATCGAGAAGAACACGCCCGCATGGCAGGCGAAATATCCCGAATGGAATGCCGCGTGACCGATTTCCTGCTCGAACTCCGCTCGGAGGAAATCCCCGCCCGGATGCAGGCCAAGGCGCGTGACGATCTTGCCCGGCTGTTCGCGGCCGAGCTGGCGCAATCCGGCATCGCCGCGACCGAGACGATCACTTATGCCACGCCGCGCCGGCTGACGCTGATCCTGCGCGGGCTGCCGCAGGCGACCGAGGCGGTGCGCGAGGAACTGAAAGGCCCGCGCTCGTCCGCCCCGCCGCAGGCGCTGGAGGGTTTCCTGCGCAAGACCGGCCTCACGCGCGAGCAGCTTGAGGAGCGCGACGGCGTGTTCTTCGCGGTGATCGAGCGCCCCGGCCGCGCGACCGCCGAAGTGCTCGCCAGCGCGATCCCCGCCGTGATCCGTGCTTTCCCCTGGCCCAAGTCGATGCGCTGGGGCGCGGAATCGCGCTCGACAGAGAGCCAGCGCTGGGTGCGCCCGTTGCATGGCATCGTCGCGCTGTTCGGCGGCGATATCGTTCCCGTCACGGTGTCTGGCGTGGAGAGCGGTGCGGCGACGCTTGGCCATCGCTTCCACCATCCGGGCGCGATCACGATTGGATCGGTGGCGGATTATGCCGAGAAACTGCGCGCCGCCCATGTCATCGTCGATCAGGACGAGCGGATGACGATCATCCGGACTCGCGCCTCCGCCTTGGCGCGCGAGGCCGGGCTCGAACTGATCGAGGACGAGGGGCTGGTTGCGGAGAATGCCGGGCTGACCGAATGGCCGGTGCCGCTGCTCGGCCGCTTCGACGCGGCGTTCCTTGAGGTGCCGCCCGAGGTGATCCAGCTCACCGCGCGGGTGAACCAGAAATATTTCGTGTGCCGCGATGGCGCGGGCAAGCTGGCGAACGCCTTCGTCTGCACCGCGAACATCGCCGCGACCGACGGCGGTGCGAAGATCACGGAGGGCAACCGCAAGGTGCTCGCCGCGCGGCTGGCCGATGCGCGCTTCTTCTACGAGACGGACCTAAAGGTGCCGCTGGAAGAACAGGCGAAGAAGCTCGAGAAAATTGTCTTCCACGAAAAGCTCGGCACCGTTGCCGACAAGGTGGAGCGGGTGGCGAAGCTGGCGGAATGGCTGGCGAGCGAAAAGATCGTCCCCCGTTGCGATCCGAAGCTGGCGCGCCGCGCGGCGGAATTGTGCAAGGCCGATCTCGTCACCGGCATGGTCGGCGAATTCCCCGAGCTTCAGGGCCTGATGGGCGGATATTACGCCGCCGCGCAGGGTGAGGATGCAGCGGTCGCCGAGGCGATCCGCGATCACTACAAGCCGGTCGGGCAGGGCGATGACGTGCCGACCGCACCGGTTACGGTGGCGGTGTCGCTGGCGGATAAGCTGGATACGCTGGCCCGGTTCTTTGCTGCTGGGATGCCGCCCACGGGTTCAAAAGATCCGTATGCGCTTCGACGCGCGGCACTGGGCTTTTTAGCCCTGATCGTGGACAATCGGCTCCGTTGTTCATTCAAACGCCTTTTGATCGAGACCGGCGCTGCTTCCGCGTTTCCGGAGCTTGAAGCCTTCCTCATCGACCGCCTCAAGGTCCAGCAGCGTGAAGCCGGCGTTCGGCATGACCTGATCGACGCGGTGTTCGCGCTTGGTGGCGAGGACGATCTCGTTCGGTTGCTCGCGCGCGTCCATGCGCTGCAATCGTTCGTGACCACCGATGACGGCGCCAACCTGCTCGCAGGCTACAAGCGCGCGGCGAACATCCTCAAGAAAGAGGGCGTCGAGTCGGCCGAGTGGAAGCCGCTTACGTACACGCCCGAGAACGATGAGGCCGCGCTGATCGCGGCGCTTGACGCTGCCGAGCCGGCCGCCGCCGATGCCGTCGGCAACGAGGACTTTGAGGCGGCGATGGCCGCGCTCGCCACGTTGCGCGCACCGATCGATGCATTCTTCGACAGTGTGACGGTCAACGACGCCGATCAGGACAAACGCGCCGCGCGGCTCGCATTGCTTGCGCGCGTTCGTGCTGCAGTGCACAGCGTCGCCGATTTCTCGAAGATCGAGGGATAAGGCCCCCTCGTTCCGGAATGTTCGACCTATCTATTTCGCGTCCGCAGCGAAAACAGACACTTGGGGATAGAAGATGACGCAATACGTCTATCGGTTCGGTGGTGGTGTTTCCGATGGGGGCAAGGGCGACAAGTTTCTGCTCGGCGGCAAGGGCGCGAATCTGGCCGAAATGGCCTCGATCGGGCTGCCGGTTCCTCCCGGATTCACCATCTCGACCGAGATGTGCACGCGTTATTATGAGGATGGCGAGCAATTCCCCGCCTCGCTGCGTGACGAAGTGGCGCAGGGCATCGCGCATATCGAGGGCGTGACCGGCAAGAAGTTCGGCGATGCCTCCGCTACGGGCGCGGGGCCGCTGCTCGTCTCGGTCCGCTCCGGCGCGCGGGTGTCGATGCCGGGCATGATGGATACGGTCCTCAACCTCGGCCTCAACGACGCGACGGTCGAGGGGCTGGCCAAGGTTTCCGGCGACGAGCGTTTCGCGTGGGACAGCTATCGCCGCTTCATCCAGATGTATTCGGATGTGGTGCTGGAACTGGATCACGGCGCGTTCGAGGAAGCGCTGGAGATCGCCAAGGAAGATCAGGGCTTTACGCTCGATACCGAGATGTCGGCGGCGGACTGGAAGGCGCTGGTTGGCGAATATAAGCGGCTCGTCGAGGCGGAATGGGGCAAGCCCTTCCCGCAGGACGTGCACGATCAGCTGTGGGGCGCGGTCGGCGCGGTGTTCGGATCGTGGCAGGCGGAGCGCGCCAAGGTCTATCGCCGCCTTAACGACATTCCGGGCACCTGGGGCACCGCAGTCAACGTGCAGGCGATGGTGTTCGGCAACATGGGCGATACGTCTGCGACCGGGGTTGCCTTCACGCGCGATCCCTCGACCGGCGAGAACGTCTATTACGGCGAGTTCCTGATCAACGCGCAGGGCGAGGACGTGGTGGCGGGCATCCGCACCCCGCAATATCTGACGCTCGCCGCGCGTGAGGCGGCGGGGGCCAAGGCCGCGTCGATGGAAGAGGCGATGCCGGTGGTCTACGCCGAGCTGGCGGCGGTGTTCGACCGGCTCGAAAACCATTATCGCGACATGCAGGACATCGAATTCACCGTCGAGGCGGGGAAATTGTGGATGCTCCAGACGCGATCGGGCAAGCGCACCGCCAAGGCGGCGCTGAAGATCGCGGTCGAGATGGCCGATGCAGGGCTGATAACGCGCGAGGAGGCGATCGCGCGGGTCGATCCGCAGGCGCTCGATCAGTTGCTTCACCCGACGCTCGATCCCGATGCGGCGCGCGACGTGCTGACCAAGGGCCTGCCCGCATCGCCGGGCGCGGCGAGCGGCGCGGCGGTGTTCGATGCCGACACGGCCGAGCGCTGGGCGGCGGACGGCAAGGCGGTGATCCTCCTGCGCACCGAAACCTCGCCGGAGGATATCCATGGCATGCACGCGGCGAAGGGCATCCTGACCGCGCGCGGCGGGATGACCAGCCATGCGGCGGTGGTAGCGCGCGGCATGGGCCGGCCGTGCGTTTCCGGTGCGGGCGCGCTGTCGATCGACGCCAAGGCGAAGATCGCGCGGGTTGGCTCGCGGGAGGTGCGCGAAGGCGAGACGGTCACCATCGACGGCACGACCGGCGAAGTGATGGCGGGTGAGGTCGCGACGATCCAGCCCGAGCTGATCGGCGATTTCGGCACGCTGATGGAATGGGCCGATGCGGTGCGCCGCCTCAAGGTGCGCGCCAACGCCGAAACCCCGCTCGACTGCCGCACCGCGCGCGAATTCGGCGCGGAGGGCATCGGGCTGTGCCGCACCGAGCATATGTTCTTCGATGCGGCGCGGATCACGGCGGTGCGCCAGATGATCCTCGCGGCCGATGAGGCCGGGCGACGCGTCGCGCTGGAGAAATTGCTGCCGGAACAGCGCAAGGACTTCCTCGAAATCCTTGAAGTCATGGCCGGATTGCCAGTGACGATCCGCCTGCTCGATCCGCCGCTGCACGAATTCCTGCCGCATGAGGAGGCGGAGTTCGCAGAGGTCGCCGCCGCGGCGGGCGTGGATGTGGATACGCTCAAGCGCCGCGCGGCGGAGCTGCATGAGTTCAACCCGATGCTCGGGCATCGTGGTTGCCGGCTCGGCGTTACCTACCCCGAAATCTACGAGATGCAGGCGCGCGCGATCTTCGAGGCGGCGCTGGATGTGGCGGACGAGTCCGGCGAGGCGCCGATCCCGGAAGTGATGATCCCGCTGGTCGCGACCAAGCGCGAGCTGGAACTGATGAAGGCGGTGGTTGATCGCACCGCAGAGGCGGTGTTCGCGGAACGTGGCAAGCGGGTCGACTATCTCGTCGGCACGATGATCGAGCTGCCGCGCGCCGCGCTGCGCGCCGCCGAAATCGCGGAAGCGGCCGAATTCTTCTCGTTCGGCACCAACGATCTGACGCAGACCACGCTGGGCGTGAGTCGAGACGATGCCGCGCGCTTCCTGACCAGCTATGTCGAGAAGGGCATCTACGCCAAGGATCCGTTCGTCAGCCTCGATATCGAGGGTGTGGGCGAGCTGGTGGAGATGGCCGCCGAGCGCGGGCGCTCGACCCGGCCGGGGATCAAGCTCGGCATCTGCGGCGAGCATGGCGGGGATCCGGCATCGATCGCGTTCTGCGAATCGGTGGGGCTGGATTACGTTTCCGCTTCGCCTTACCGTGTGCCGATCGCACGCCTGGCGGCAGCTCAGGCGGCGCTGAAAAAATAGGAGAGCGCTTGTGAAGCCATGGGCCCGCTATCTCGTAACTGCGGTAGTGGGTGTTGTGGCGGGGCTGGGCAGCGCGATCTATACGGTGCGGGCCGGCGCGCTTGGCTCGAATGTGACGATCGGTCCATGGGCGACCGGCAGGGATTTCGGCTCAACGGAGCAGGGCGCGCGGACGCGGGCGGTGGTCGCGCGGCGCGGGCTGCTCGCGCTGCCGGCGCGGGAAGCGCGCTATTACACCGCCTCGGTCGATGATGCCGGGCGCTCGCTCGAGGGGCGGTGCAGCTATCGCGTGACGGGCGGTGCGCTGCCGGGGCGCTGGTGGAGCATGACGCTGTATGACGGCGACGGCTATCTCGCCGGTGACGGGCCATACTCGATCGAAAGTGCGGCGATTCCGGCAGAGAATCAGGGGCGCTGGACCATCCTCGTCTCGCCGGAGCGGCAGGCGGGGAATTGGTTGCTCACCGCCGGGCTCAAGCATTTCGATCTGACCTTGCGCACCTATCTGCCGCCCGATGCGGGCAAGGCCAATCCAGCGCGCGACCAGTTACCCAGCATCCGGCGGGAGGCATGCGCATGATGCGGCGTTGGGCGGGGCCGATCGTGCTGGCGTTGGTGCTGGGGCTGATCACTTATTACGTCACGTTGTCGCGCACCCCGCAGACGCTGATGGCGGCGGCGGTTTCGCGACTGGGCAAGGGGGGGATGAACAGCTTCACCCATGCGCCGCTGGCCACCAGCAAATCGCGCGCGGTGGTGCGGCCGAGCCCGGATCTCGCTTATTCGACCTGCCCGTTCGATTTGTCGAAGGGGCCGCTGGCGGTCGCGGTTGCCGCGGTGCCGGCGAATTACTGGTCGCTATCCGTGTTCCAGGCGAACACCGATGTCGCGTTCATTCGCAACAATATCGAGACGGGCGGCAAGCCGGTCGCGGTGGTCGTCGCGCAGGAGGGACAAGCGGTGCCCGCCGGCGCGGAGGTCGTGCGGGTGAAGGGCGCGCGCGGCGTGGCGCTGATTCGCATTCTGGTTGACGATCCCGCGCGCTTCCCGGCGATCGAAACGGCGCGGCGCGCGGCGACCTGCCGGATAATCGGCGCCGGTTGAGCGACGCGGCGGGTCAGGCGGCCGTGGCGCCCTGATCACGCAGCAATTCCCAGTAACGTGATTGCCGGATGCTGCCGTCCGGGCGCACGCTGTCGCGCACGCCCTTCGCCACGAACCCCGCCGCCTCGATCACGCGGGCGGAGCGATCATTGTCGAGCGCGGCGGTGAGGCCGATCAGGCGGACGCCGAGGCTATGGAACATCCATTGAAAGCTGCGTGCGGCGCCCGCCCGGCCATTGCCCGATTGCTGCCGGTCGACGCGGATCGCGCCGGCCAGTTCGGCGGCCGAGCGTTCGGGCCAGATGGTGAAATAGGAATAACTAATGACCGCGCCGTCATCGTCCAGCGCCACCGCGAGGATCGCTTCGCCGTTCGCCTGCTTGCGGCGCGCATCCTCCACCCATCGGCCGATCGATTCGATCGTGAACGGGCGCGGCAGATCATAGATCGGGTCCGACACGGCGGGATCGCGCAGCAGCGCGAGCAGCCCCGCGACATGCTCCGGTCCGGCGATTGCCCGTTCCGGGCCGAGCGCGGCGAGATCGGGCGCGCGCACCGCGCTGCGGATCGCCTCCGCTTCCTCCGGCGGGACCGACAGGACGGTCATGGGTGGGGCGCTCATCGCGGCGTTTCTCCGGGCGGTGGGGCCGGAAAGGATGATGGGCCGTCGCCGCGATGTCCAGCCGCCCCGGCTCAGCCCCGCTTGCGCGCCTGACGATAGGTGCCGAGCACGCGCACCCATTTGGAATGGAAGCCCAGTTCCTCCATCGCGCGATCGAACGCCGGGTCGCCGGGCCGCCCCGCCACATCGGCGTAGAATTCGGTCGCGGCGAACGTGCCACCGCGCTGATAACTTTCCAGCTTGGTCATGTTGACGCCGTTCGTCGCGAAGCCGCCCATCGCCTTGTAGAGCGCGGCGGGGATGTTCTTCACCTCGAAGATGAAGGTCGTCATCCACGGCCCATCGCCCACCGTCGGTCGGCCCCCGCGCGCCAGCATCACGAAACGCGTGGTGTTGTGATCGGCATCGGCGATATCGTTGACGAGCAGTTTCAGCCCATAGATTTCGGCAGCCGGCGGGGGCGCGAGCGCGGCGGTGCGGGCATCGCCGATCTCCGCCACCATCGCGGCGGCGCCGGCGGTATCGGGATAGGCGAGCGGCTGCATGTCATGCGCCTTCAGCCAGTGCCGGCACTGGCCGAGCGCCTGCGGGTGGCTCATCGCCTCGCGCACTTCATCGCGTGTGCCGATGCCCATCAGCGCGTAGCGGATCGGCAGGAAATGCTCGCCGGTGATCACCAGCCCCGATTCGGGCAGCAGGAAGTGAATGTCCGCCACGCGGCCGTGGAGCGAATTTTCGATCGGGATGATCGCCTGCGCCGCGCGCCCTTCCTTCACCGCGTCGATCGCGTCCTCGAACGAAAAGCACGGCAGCGGCAGGCCGTCCGGGAAGGCTTCGAG
Protein-coding sequences here:
- a CDS encoding 50S ribosomal protein L25/general stress protein Ctc — encoded protein: MSDTLTLAAETRDRIGKGASRDLRRQGRVPAVIYGQNKEPTSIHLEEKALVKALGTGHFMNSVVMVNGERTLPKDVHFHPVTDRPVHVDFLRISAHAKVTVAVPVVFADEEEAPGLKKGGVLNIVRHELELVCDAAEIPGEIAISLKGFDVGESIHISNVKLPKGTASAIEDRDFTIATIVAPSALKSTEGAAEVAAEEEGDKAE
- a CDS encoding glycine--tRNA ligase subunit alpha, with product MRSTDTPLSFQDMILRLHQYWSERGCVILQPYDMRMGAGTFHPATTLRSLGPEPWKAAFVQPSRRPTDGRYGENPNRLQHYYQYQVILKPSPPDLQQLYLGSLAAIGVDMSIHDIRFVEDDWESPTLGAWGLGWEVWCDGMEVTQFTYFQQMGGYDCKPVAGELTYGLERLAMYIQNVDNVYDLRFNDEGVSYGDVFLENEREMSKWNFEVADTDALFDLFRKAAAECENALAAQLPLAAYEQAIEASHIFNLLQARGVISVAERQAYIGRVRDLAKASCAAWIEKNTPAWQAKYPEWNAA
- the glyS gene encoding glycine--tRNA ligase subunit beta, producing MTDFLLELRSEEIPARMQAKARDDLARLFAAELAQSGIAATETITYATPRRLTLILRGLPQATEAVREELKGPRSSAPPQALEGFLRKTGLTREQLEERDGVFFAVIERPGRATAEVLASAIPAVIRAFPWPKSMRWGAESRSTESQRWVRPLHGIVALFGGDIVPVTVSGVESGAATLGHRFHHPGAITIGSVADYAEKLRAAHVIVDQDERMTIIRTRASALAREAGLELIEDEGLVAENAGLTEWPVPLLGRFDAAFLEVPPEVIQLTARVNQKYFVCRDGAGKLANAFVCTANIAATDGGAKITEGNRKVLAARLADARFFYETDLKVPLEEQAKKLEKIVFHEKLGTVADKVERVAKLAEWLASEKIVPRCDPKLARRAAELCKADLVTGMVGEFPELQGLMGGYYAAAQGEDAAVAEAIRDHYKPVGQGDDVPTAPVTVAVSLADKLDTLARFFAAGMPPTGSKDPYALRRAALGFLALIVDNRLRCSFKRLLIETGAASAFPELEAFLIDRLKVQQREAGVRHDLIDAVFALGGEDDLVRLLARVHALQSFVTTDDGANLLAGYKRAANILKKEGVESAEWKPLTYTPENDEAALIAALDAAEPAAADAVGNEDFEAAMAALATLRAPIDAFFDSVTVNDADQDKRAARLALLARVRAAVHSVADFSKIEG
- the ppdK gene encoding pyruvate, phosphate dikinase, which translates into the protein MTQYVYRFGGGVSDGGKGDKFLLGGKGANLAEMASIGLPVPPGFTISTEMCTRYYEDGEQFPASLRDEVAQGIAHIEGVTGKKFGDASATGAGPLLVSVRSGARVSMPGMMDTVLNLGLNDATVEGLAKVSGDERFAWDSYRRFIQMYSDVVLELDHGAFEEALEIAKEDQGFTLDTEMSAADWKALVGEYKRLVEAEWGKPFPQDVHDQLWGAVGAVFGSWQAERAKVYRRLNDIPGTWGTAVNVQAMVFGNMGDTSATGVAFTRDPSTGENVYYGEFLINAQGEDVVAGIRTPQYLTLAAREAAGAKAASMEEAMPVVYAELAAVFDRLENHYRDMQDIEFTVEAGKLWMLQTRSGKRTAKAALKIAVEMADAGLITREEAIARVDPQALDQLLHPTLDPDAARDVLTKGLPASPGAASGAAVFDADTAERWAADGKAVILLRTETSPEDIHGMHAAKGILTARGGMTSHAAVVARGMGRPCVSGAGALSIDAKAKIARVGSREVREGETVTIDGTTGEVMAGEVATIQPELIGDFGTLMEWADAVRRLKVRANAETPLDCRTAREFGAEGIGLCRTEHMFFDAARITAVRQMILAADEAGRRVALEKLLPEQRKDFLEILEVMAGLPVTIRLLDPPLHEFLPHEEAEFAEVAAAAGVDVDTLKRRAAELHEFNPMLGHRGCRLGVTYPEIYEMQARAIFEAALDVADESGEAPIPEVMIPLVATKRELELMKAVVDRTAEAVFAERGKRVDYLVGTMIELPRAALRAAEIAEAAEFFSFGTNDLTQTTLGVSRDDAARFLTSYVEKGIYAKDPFVSLDIEGVGELVEMAAERGRSTRPGIKLGICGEHGGDPASIAFCESVGLDYVSASPYRVPIARLAAAQAALKK
- a CDS encoding DUF1214 domain-containing protein, which encodes MKPWARYLVTAVVGVVAGLGSAIYTVRAGALGSNVTIGPWATGRDFGSTEQGARTRAVVARRGLLALPAREARYYTASVDDAGRSLEGRCSYRVTGGALPGRWWSMTLYDGDGYLAGDGPYSIESAAIPAENQGRWTILVSPERQAGNWLLTAGLKHFDLTLRTYLPPDAGKANPARDQLPSIRREACA
- a CDS encoding DUF1254 domain-containing protein translates to MMRRWAGPIVLALVLGLITYYVTLSRTPQTLMAAAVSRLGKGGMNSFTHAPLATSKSRAVVRPSPDLAYSTCPFDLSKGPLAVAVAAVPANYWSLSVFQANTDVAFIRNNIETGGKPVAVVVAQEGQAVPAGAEVVRVKGARGVALIRILVDDPARFPAIETARRAATCRIIGAG
- a CDS encoding prephenate dehydratase, coding for MENFAAPARPIVAAMTAAAAADPERAVAFQGAPGANSHVAALEAFPDGLPLPCFSFEDAIDAVKEGRAAQAIIPIENSLHGRVADIHFLLPESGLVITGEHFLPIRYALMGIGTRDEVREAMSHPQALGQCRHWLKAHDMQPLAYPDTAGAAAMVAEIGDARTAALAPPPAAEIYGLKLLVNDIADADHNTTRFVMLARGGRPTVGDGPWMTTFIFEVKNIPAALYKAMGGFATNGVNMTKLESYQRGGTFAATEFYADVAGRPGDPAFDRAMEELGFHSKWVRVLGTYRQARKRG
- a CDS encoding TraB/GumN family protein, with protein sequence MFRSFAASFAALGLAFALPACAQPAPQVATTPADPALWVVKDKDTTIYLFGTIHVLKPGLSWFDEAVKKAFDRSGTLVLEMVEPDQETQQKVVLSKAFAPNGPTLTEQLPPEKRAAFATALTENGLALSQFDRMRPWFAAISLSILPLEKIGYDPANGPEGILTRAAKAQKKQVMGLETFEGQLSIFDRLSQKGQVELLSSTIDELPKARENMDKMVADWAAGRPEELAKDMNASLEDSPEVAQTLLLNRNKQWAGWIAERMRTPGTVFIAVGAGHLAGKGSVQDELLRYKLKAVRIKY
- a CDS encoding GNAT family N-acetyltransferase; translated protein: MSAPPMTVLSVPPEEAEAIRSAVRAPDLAALGPERAIAGPEHVAGLLALLRDPAVSDPIYDLPRPFTIESIGRWVEDARRKQANGEAILAVALDDDGAVISYSYFTIWPERSAAELAGAIRVDRQQSGNGRAGAARSFQWMFHSLGVRLIGLTAALDNDRSARVIEAAGFVAKGVRDSVRPDGSIRQSRYWELLRDQGATAA